Below is a genomic region from Bacteroidota bacterium.
GAAAGGGAGCATATGTTGAAAATCATTCGTTTTGTAAACGAAAGAGGAGGTGAAGCTATAGTTCCTGAAGTTGCAAAGCCGATCAGTGAGTTTAAGTCTTTGAAAAAGATGTTCGAAATTCTTTTCAAACACGAAGTAATGGTTTCTAAAAAGATCAACGATATTGTTCACGTTACTCTGGAAGAGAGAGATTATGCAAGCCATAATTTCCTTCAGTGGTATGTTTCTGAGCAAATTGAAGAAGAGGCTCTTGCAAGAATGATATTGGACAAAATTAATATGATTGGTGACGATAAAGGAGGACTTTATTTGTTCGATAATGATATTAAAACCATAGTTGCTCAAGGAGGAACAGATCAGCAATAAATATAAAAACATAGTATATATGTGGGTTTTCGGGGTTAAATAGACCTGTTAACCC
It encodes:
- a CDS encoding ferritin, whose translation is MLSEKMQKALNDQIKLEGDSSQIYLSMAVWSENQGMEGVAKFMYDHADEEREHMLKIIRFVNERGGEAIVPEVAKPISEFKSLKKMFEILFKHEVMVSKKINDIVHVTLEERDYASHNFLQWYVSEQIEEEALARMILDKINMIGDDKGGLYLFDNDIKTIVAQGGTDQQ